One genomic segment of Calditrichota bacterium includes these proteins:
- a CDS encoding energy transducer TonB yields MNRQTAAAVLLLLLAFFAASCAPKNESRWLVVSEAVHFGVQPGSGSLNLPVFAGTLGVDNIVHDISQAEYYHKKFASVYGEKSFQFIADSTIELLLDKSGPLAKPQSVYAYDSKAAKIELDLIAFDGAAAVYSFRVSDKETGQIRNHQVEIPVGQSASVGMLFDSVRNRGYLLALSVQALEITDDLTPKNLAEFLREKNTPRGVKNTSGFRAADQKWMNELFGSRAIDLTDSLADDELAEAQPFDVPPMPVGGMSAIAGKLAYTESALRDSIEGRVVVAVKVDSSGAVTSCEVVRSLRADLDSVVVVAMGGVKFTPAVFEEKPVATTVMIPIEFKLK; encoded by the coding sequence ATGAATAGGCAAACAGCCGCAGCCGTTCTCCTTTTGCTGCTCGCGTTCTTTGCCGCAAGCTGTGCGCCTAAAAACGAGTCTCGTTGGCTTGTCGTTTCCGAGGCCGTGCACTTCGGCGTTCAGCCCGGTTCAGGCTCTCTGAATCTTCCCGTATTCGCTGGAACCTTGGGCGTCGATAATATCGTTCACGATATTTCGCAAGCGGAATACTATCACAAAAAGTTCGCCTCCGTTTACGGTGAAAAGTCCTTTCAGTTCATCGCCGATTCCACGATTGAACTCCTGCTCGACAAATCCGGACCGCTCGCCAAACCGCAATCCGTCTATGCCTATGACAGCAAGGCTGCGAAAATCGAACTGGACCTGATTGCATTCGACGGCGCCGCTGCGGTCTATTCGTTTCGCGTGAGTGACAAGGAAACCGGGCAAATTCGCAATCACCAAGTCGAAATTCCTGTCGGTCAATCGGCTTCGGTCGGGATGTTGTTCGATTCGGTGCGCAACCGCGGCTATCTCCTCGCGCTTTCCGTGCAGGCCTTGGAGATCACGGACGACCTGACTCCGAAAAATCTCGCGGAGTTTCTGCGCGAGAAAAATACGCCGCGCGGAGTGAAAAACACCTCCGGCTTCCGCGCTGCCGACCAAAAGTGGATGAATGAACTCTTCGGAAGTCGTGCCATCGATCTCACCGACAGCCTCGCAGACGATGAACTTGCCGAAGCGCAGCCGTTCGATGTTCCCCCCATGCCCGTCGGCGGGATGAGTGCCATTGCCGGAAAACTCGCTTACACCGAGTCCGCTCTGCGTGATTCCATCGAAGGCCGCGTGGTCGTTGCCGTGAAAGTGGATTCAAGCGGCGCGGTCACGTCCTGCGAAGTGGTCCGCAGTCTTCGCGCGGATCTGGACTCCGTCGTCGTCGTCGCGATGGGCGGCGTCAAGTTTACACCCGCTGTCTTCGAAGAAAAACCGGTCGCGACAACCGTAATGATCCCAATCGAATTCAAACTCAAATAG
- a CDS encoding RNA polymerase sigma factor — translation MQEVIRDILAGNKNRFREIVNTYGDNLLRVAYHFARNWDDARELTQITLVKCFENLRKYDQRRPFAPWLFKIHVNVCKSFVGKLRRSVSLSDSDSTSVTPAAPETKVDESEVILRQIARLPVKQKTAFILIEIEGMSSTEAAFIMGCKDSTARVHLARAKDTLRQKLTEMGIGNDSIL, via the coding sequence GTGCAAGAAGTCATTCGCGATATCTTAGCCGGAAACAAAAACCGTTTTCGCGAAATCGTCAACACATACGGCGATAATCTCTTGCGTGTGGCCTATCATTTCGCGCGCAATTGGGATGATGCCCGCGAATTGACCCAAATTACGTTGGTCAAGTGTTTCGAAAATCTCCGCAAATACGATCAGCGGCGGCCGTTCGCACCGTGGCTCTTTAAGATTCATGTCAATGTCTGCAAATCTTTCGTCGGCAAACTCCGCCGTAGTGTTTCTTTGTCAGACAGCGATTCGACAAGCGTCACCCCGGCCGCACCGGAAACGAAAGTCGACGAAAGCGAAGTGATCCTGAGGCAAATCGCCCGTCTTCCGGTCAAACAAAAGACGGCGTTCATCCTCATCGAAATTGAAGGCATGAGCTCCACGGAGGCCGCCTTCATTATGGGCTGCAAGGACTCCACCGCGCGTGTGCATCTTGCCCGCGCCAAGGATACCTTGCGGCAAAAGCTAACTGAAATGGGAATCGGGAATGACAGCATCCTCTGA